One genomic window of Mucilaginibacter sp. SJ includes the following:
- the parS gene encoding type II RES/Xre toxin-antitoxin system antitoxin, with amino-acid sequence MAEVANHPKKINIADLEIGSTDASYVFSFLFPEDYVKSKMKCDMESDVIDCIRSGIPRRAIDSILEKTNVSRAQLSNILHISTRQLNRYGQDDRLSPEQSNFLYEFTRIYTRGLDILGDAATVDKWLMRPNMALGDKQPLELLDTSEGLRMVNDVLSQIEYGFYS; translated from the coding sequence ATGGCAGAGGTAGCTAATCACCCAAAGAAAATAAATATCGCCGATCTTGAGATCGGGTCGACGGACGCATCGTATGTTTTTTCTTTTCTTTTCCCGGAGGATTATGTTAAAAGCAAGATGAAGTGCGATATGGAAAGTGATGTAATTGATTGTATCAGAAGCGGGATACCAAGGCGGGCTATTGATAGTATTTTGGAAAAAACCAATGTTTCCAGGGCGCAGCTTTCTAATATACTTCATATCAGTACCAGGCAGCTTAACCGCTATGGGCAGGACGACCGCTTATCGCCCGAGCAATCAAACTTCCTTTACGAGTTTACGCGTATTTACACCCGTGGGCTTGATATTTTGGGTGACGCGGCAACTGTAGATAAATGGTTAATGCGCCCCAATATGGCATTGGGAGATAAACAACCTTTAGAATTGCTTGATACCAGTGAAGGCTTAAGGATGGTAAACGATGTGCTTTCGCAAATAGAATATGGGTTTTACTCATGA
- a CDS encoding RES family NAD+ phosphorylase has product MILYRITREKYAHDLSGRGGLLSSARWHDHIPVIYASVNSSTAILEVLVHLQAEEIHNDLVIMRIIVPDTTGSEELEMAQLPAGWDNYPAPVILKRIGNAWLTSKSALLLYIPSVIDPLAKNVLINPLHPDVSRLKIGDVQPFTFDKRLIKKD; this is encoded by the coding sequence ATGATCCTTTATCGTATTACAAGGGAAAAATATGCACACGACTTGTCGGGCAGGGGAGGATTGCTGTCATCGGCCCGCTGGCATGACCATATCCCGGTGATATATGCCTCTGTAAATTCATCAACAGCTATTCTGGAAGTATTGGTGCACCTGCAAGCCGAAGAAATTCATAATGACCTTGTGATTATGCGTATTATTGTGCCGGATACAACCGGTAGCGAAGAGTTGGAGATGGCTCAATTGCCTGCCGGCTGGGATAATTATCCGGCACCGGTGATATTAAAAAGAATAGGTAATGCATGGCTTACGTCAAAAAGCGCGCTGCTGCTCTATATTCCGAGTGTTATCGATCCTCTTGCTAAAAATGTGTTGATAAATCCATTGCACCCGGATGTCTCCCGGCTGAAAATAGGTGATGTGCAACCCTTTACTTTTGATAAGCGATTAATTAAAAAGGACTGA
- a CDS encoding ABC transporter ATP-binding protein, translating to MKDLAYLNKFFYKYRWRLIPGVLFVIISNVFGVLPAQVIRVAFDLVTENIGAYQLFSGFDRQSFIYDIFGTSLFLFGTLVLVLALLRGLFLFFMRQTIILMSRHIEYDLKNEIYNHYQELSLAFYRRHNTGDLMNRVTEDVSRVRMYLGPGIMYSINTVVLFVMVIYAMLTVNVQLAVFSVLPLPILAGVIYYVNNIINHRSEMIQERLSGLSSFVQENFSGIRVIKSYVREGFVRENFAKESEDYKVHSMELAKVQALFFPIMLLLVGLSNVITMYVGGVEVIKGNITPGNIAEFIVYLNMLSFPVISLGWVTSLVQRAAASQKRINEFLHEKPEIISPVAENHHVEGLIKFDDVSFIYPDTGIQALKNVSFTVEPGQMLAIIGRTGSGKSTIANLVMRMYDTTGGEITIDGRSIKSLSLENYRSQIGFVPQEVFLFSDTIANNIAFSADVLDMPVVEQAAKDAAVYNNIIELEEGFTTLIGERGVTLSGGQKQRVSIARAIFKHPQVLIFDDCLSAVDTRTEEEILNNLGRVMQDKTSIIIAHRISTIKNADKILVMDNGEIVEQGNHAYLMQLKGTYFELYEKQLLEEEQDA from the coding sequence ATGAAAGACCTCGCGTACCTCAATAAATTTTTTTACAAATACCGCTGGCGACTTATTCCGGGTGTGCTGTTTGTAATTATATCCAACGTTTTTGGTGTGCTGCCGGCACAGGTTATCCGTGTAGCTTTTGATTTGGTCACCGAAAACATCGGAGCCTACCAGCTTTTTTCGGGTTTCGACAGGCAAAGCTTTATCTATGATATTTTCGGTACCAGCTTGTTTCTGTTTGGTACGCTGGTATTGGTGCTGGCCTTGCTTAGGGGGCTGTTCCTGTTCTTTATGAGGCAAACCATCATCCTCATGTCGCGCCATATCGAGTATGATTTAAAGAACGAGATCTATAACCATTACCAGGAACTGTCGCTGGCCTTTTACCGCCGGCACAACACAGGCGATTTAATGAACCGGGTAACTGAGGATGTGAGCCGCGTGCGCATGTACCTTGGGCCGGGCATCATGTATTCTATCAATACGGTAGTATTATTTGTTATGGTGATATATGCCATGCTTACAGTAAACGTACAACTGGCCGTTTTTTCGGTACTGCCATTGCCTATTTTGGCAGGTGTTATTTACTATGTAAACAATATCATCAATCACCGCAGTGAGATGATCCAGGAGCGCCTGTCTGGTTTATCCAGCTTTGTACAGGAAAACTTTTCTGGTATCAGGGTGATCAAATCATACGTACGCGAAGGCTTTGTGCGCGAAAACTTTGCAAAGGAAAGCGAAGACTATAAAGTGCACTCCATGGAACTGGCCAAAGTACAGGCGCTGTTTTTCCCCATTATGTTATTACTGGTAGGCCTGAGTAACGTAATAACCATGTACGTTGGTGGTGTGGAAGTAATAAAAGGTAACATTACCCCGGGCAATATTGCCGAGTTTATTGTTTACCTCAATATGCTGTCGTTCCCGGTTATTTCGCTGGGTTGGGTAACCTCATTGGTGCAGCGGGCTGCGGCTTCGCAAAAACGCATTAACGAATTTTTGCATGAAAAGCCTGAGATCATTTCGCCGGTTGCAGAAAACCACCATGTTGAGGGATTGATTAAGTTTGATGATGTATCATTCATTTATCCTGATACAGGTATCCAGGCTTTAAAGAATGTTTCCTTTACGGTTGAACCGGGGCAGATGCTGGCAATCATAGGTCGTACGGGTTCGGGTAAATCAACCATAGCCAACCTGGTAATGCGTATGTATGATACTACAGGCGGGGAGATCACCATTGACGGCCGGTCGATAAAATCGTTGAGTCTTGAAAACTATCGTTCGCAGATAGGTTTTGTACCGCAGGAGGTTTTCCTGTTTTCGGATACCATTGCCAATAACATTGCTTTTAGTGCCGATGTACTGGACATGCCGGTTGTTGAGCAGGCTGCCAAAGATGCCGCGGTGTACAATAACATCATTGAACTGGAAGAAGGTTTTACAACACTTATCGGCGAACGCGGCGTTACCTTATCGGGCGGGCAAAAACAGCGTGTATCCATTGCGCGCGCCATATTTAAGCATCCGCAGGTATTGATCTTTGATGATTGTCTTTCGGCAGTTGATACCCGTACTGAAGAGGAGATCCTGAATAACCTTGGCCGGGTAATGCAGGATAAGACAAGCATCATCATAGCCCACCGCATTTCCACCATAAAAAATGCCGACAAGATCCTGGTAATGGATAACGGCGAAATAGTTGAGCAGGGTAACCACGCGTACCTCATGCAGCTTAAAGGCACCTACTTTGAGCTTTACGAAAAACAATTGCTGGAAGAAGAGCAGGACGCGTAA
- a CDS encoding DUF3276 family protein, with translation MGDFDNREREEVYSKKVRAGKRTYFFDVKATRSNDYYVTITESKKRLEDGVFVKHKIFLYKEDFEKFAEGLKDTIDYIKSNQEVVEKRYEYSENPEIARASADEDFSFEI, from the coding sequence ATGGGAGATTTTGACAATAGAGAGCGTGAAGAGGTTTATTCAAAGAAGGTGAGAGCCGGGAAGCGAACCTATTTTTTTGATGTAAAAGCAACCCGTTCAAACGATTATTATGTTACTATTACTGAAAGCAAAAAACGTTTGGAAGATGGGGTGTTTGTAAAACACAAGATCTTTTTATATAAAGAAGACTTTGAAAAATTTGCCGAAGGTTTGAAAGATACCATCGATTATATCAAATCAAACCAGGAGGTAGTTGAAAAACGCTATGAGTATAGCGAGAACCCTGAAATTGCCAGGGCATCTGCCGACGAAGATTTTTCGTTTGAGATCTAA
- the mgtE gene encoding magnesium transporter, which yields MEEMVEQIELLLEKQDDTQLQEYLNNLNISDVEELIGELPEHGPKFIETLSLNRAVNVFRILEFPVQERIIKKLSGQKLEDLINELPPDDRTALFSELHGDAVQKLIQKLSRENREEALKLLGYEEESVGRLMTPDYIAVKRTWDVSRVLSHIRRYGKNSETIDVIYVIDEHGVLLDDIRIREILLVKPETKVSELMDGRLISLSASDPQEEAINIFRMNNRTALPVVDHNDVLLGIVTVDDILWIANEEYTEDIQKIGGTEALDEPYLDINLFKLVKKRVGWLIILFLGEMLTATAMGYFGDEISKVVVLAYFIPLIISSGGNSGSQASTLIIQAMALGEVTVTDWWRVMRREILSGLMLGVCLGLIGFLRIAAWSMFSNIYGPHWMLVGFTVGASLIGIVLWGSLSGSMLPLLLKKLGADPATSSAPFVATLVDVTGLIIYFTIAVLFMRGILL from the coding sequence ATGGAAGAAATGGTTGAGCAAATAGAATTGTTGCTGGAAAAACAAGACGATACCCAATTACAGGAATATTTGAACAACCTCAACATATCGGATGTTGAAGAACTGATTGGTGAACTTCCTGAACATGGCCCCAAATTCATCGAAACGCTTTCGCTTAACCGCGCGGTTAACGTGTTCCGGATCCTTGAGTTCCCGGTGCAGGAGCGGATCATCAAAAAACTTTCGGGCCAAAAGCTTGAAGATCTGATCAATGAACTTCCTCCCGACGATCGCACAGCGCTTTTCAGCGAATTGCATGGCGACGCCGTTCAAAAACTTATCCAGAAACTTTCACGCGAAAACCGTGAGGAAGCTTTAAAACTTTTAGGTTACGAAGAAGAGAGCGTTGGTCGCCTGATGACGCCCGACTATATCGCCGTTAAACGCACCTGGGATGTAAGCCGTGTCCTTTCGCATATTCGCCGGTATGGTAAAAACTCAGAGACCATCGATGTTATCTATGTAATTGATGAGCACGGTGTTTTACTTGATGATATCCGGATCCGTGAGATCTTATTGGTAAAGCCCGAAACCAAGGTGAGCGAGCTAATGGATGGTCGTTTGATTTCCCTTAGCGCCAGTGATCCGCAGGAAGAAGCAATTAACATTTTCAGGATGAATAACCGCACCGCCCTGCCGGTTGTTGATCATAATGACGTACTGCTTGGCATAGTAACAGTTGATGATATCCTTTGGATAGCTAACGAAGAATATACCGAAGATATCCAGAAAATAGGTGGTACCGAAGCGCTGGATGAGCCATATCTTGATATCAACCTTTTTAAACTGGTAAAAAAACGAGTAGGCTGGCTTATCATTTTATTTTTAGGTGAGATGCTTACTGCTACCGCCATGGGTTATTTCGGCGATGAGATCTCCAAAGTAGTCGTGCTGGCCTATTTTATCCCGCTAATTATTTCGAGCGGAGGTAACAGTGGTTCGCAGGCCTCAACCCTTATTATCCAGGCTATGGCACTGGGCGAAGTTACCGTTACCGACTGGTGGCGGGTTATGCGCAGGGAAATTCTTTCGGGTTTAATGCTTGGTGTTTGTTTAGGTTTGATAGGTTTTTTACGCATAGCCGCCTGGAGCATGTTCAGCAATATTTACGGCCCGCACTGGATGCTGGTTGGCTTTACGGTAGGCGCTTCCCTTATCGGTATTGTTTTATGGGGATCGTTGTCAGGTTCGATGCTACCGCTTTTGCTTAAAAAACTTGGCGCCGACCCTGCTACCTCGTCGGCTCCGTTTGTAGCCACCCTGGTAGATGTTACCGGGTTGATCATTTACTTTACCATAGCAGTACTATTTATGAGGGGCATATTATTGTAA